A genomic segment from Papilio machaon chromosome 10, ilPapMach1.1, whole genome shotgun sequence encodes:
- the LOC106713355 gene encoding uncharacterized protein LOC106713355, which yields MEKCFVACGCDDQEGVTKGDLDRFTDKIENVLNDEKGRRLFRNFMFTTKMKDGRRTLDFLEHIERLLGYSEDAESTSYRNYLRDFDRLIDEAERIEELDFATMERLAIARDSENKDEMETALKLLKVEAIKALRREYSAFRRHFIPNN from the coding sequence AtggaaaaatgttttgtgGCCTGTGGTTGCGACGATCAAGAAGGTGTAACAAAAGGAGATTTAGATCGTTTTACtgataaaattgaaaacgtcTTGAATGATGAAAAGGGCAGGAGGTTGTTTAGAAATTTTATGTTCACAACAAAGATGAAAGACGGCCGAAGAACTTTAGATTTTTTAGAACACATCGAAAGACTACTCGGGTATTCTGAAGATGCCGAAAGCACATCGTACCGCAATTACCTCAGAGATTTTGATCGATTAATAGATGAAGCTGAACGGATAGAAGAACTGGATTTTGCGACAATGGAACGACTTGCTATTGCTCGCGACTCCGAGAACAAAGATGAAATGGAAACCGcattgaaattgttaaaagttGAAGCGATAAAAGCACTTCGTAGAGAATATAGTGCTTTTCGAAGGCACTTTATtccaaacaattaa
- the LOC106713351 gene encoding 60S ribosomal protein L22: MAVTKKPAPKKAQLHQKGKKGVKGGQIRGKGMKRKINLKFTIDCTHPAEDSILDVGNFEKYLKEHVKVENKTNNLGNHVVIARDKTKVAINADIPFSKRYLKYLTKRYLKKNNLRDWLRVVASAHDAYELRYFNINADSDNEDNED; this comes from the exons ATGGCAGTAACTAAGAAACCCGCGCCTAAAAAGGCCCAATTGCATCAAAAGGGTAAGAAGGGAGTCAAGGGTGGTCAAATCCGCGGTAAAggaatgaaaagaaaaatcaacTTGAAGTTCACAATTGACTGCACACACCCCGCTGAGGACAGCATCTTGGATGTCGGCAACTTCGAGAAATACCTCAAGGAGCATGTAAAGGTTgagaacaaaacaaataacctAGGAAATCACGTTGTCATCGCTAGGGACAAGACGAAGGTTGCTATCAACGCAG ACATTCCCTTCTCCAAGAGGTACCTGAAATACTTGACAAAGCGGTACCTCAAGAAGAACAACCTTAGGGACTGGCTGCGTGTGGTTGCATCTGCTCATGATGCATACGAACTCCGTTACTTCAACATCAACGCTGATAGCGATAATGAAGACAATGAAGATTAA